Proteins encoded together in one Temnothorax longispinosus isolate EJ_2023e chromosome 5, Tlon_JGU_v1, whole genome shotgun sequence window:
- the Stoml2 gene encoding stomatin-like protein stl-1, whose translation MLSFVIFFPLAVVRCVFERAVERRISRDIWSRGFVSVVSDAPWWPTPGHFPKISRIIRYCCITYEKTQSVSLYIIFFVHSQNWYNRKMYKRAVTGSAVILARNLGFVKDHGFASVGSKTFSSITQNSRYKALTPINTIIMFVPQQQAWIVERMGKFHKILEPGLNILLPIIDKVRYVQILKELAIDVPQQSAVTSDNVTLSIDAVLYLRVTDPYLASYGVEDAEFAVIQVAQTTMRSELGKISLDKVFREREGLNVSIVESINKASGAWGIACLRYEIRDIKLPSRVQEAMQMQVEAERKKRAAILESEGVREAEINVAEGKRLAQILASEAARQEQINRATGESAAIVAVAEARAKGLQVVANALGATDAKNAAALSVAEQYVNAFNKLAKVNNTLILPSNVGDVPTFVAQAMAIYKQVMPGHNNNEQTKQITSNQSSASVQREESDEAFEYFSDKEEAEKHRKNVEKQKPRIL comes from the exons ATGCTGtcatttgtcattttttttccactgGCGGTAGTCAGGTGTGTTTTCGAACGCGCCGTTGAACGGCGCATATCTCGAGATATCTGGAGTAGAGGTTTCGTTTCTGTCGTGTCGGATGCTCCATGGTGGCCGACGCCGGGTCATTTTCCGAAGATATCGCGGATTATTCGTTATTGTTGTATAACCTACGAAAAAACGCAATCTGTCagtctttatattatattcttcgtACATTCTCAGAACTGGTATAATAGAAAGATGTATAAGCGCGCGGTAACCGGTAGTGCCGTGATACTGGCAAGAAATTTAGGATTTGTTAAG GACCACGGATTTGCCAGTGTAGGAAGTAAAACGTTTAGCTCGATCACCCAGAACTCGCGGTACAAAGCGCTAACCCCGATAAACACTATCATAATGTTCGTTCCTCAACAACAG GCATGGATCGTGGAACGAATGGGGAAGTTCCATAAAATTTTAGAGCCAGGCCTGAACATTTTACTTCCCATCATCGACAAAGTCAGATACGTACAAATTTTGAAGGAACTGGCGATAGACGTGCCACAGCAGAGCGCCGTTACGTCGG ATAACGTGACTCTAAGTATCGACGCGGTATTGTATTTGAGAGTTACTGATCCTTATCTAGCGTCTTATGGTGTTGAGGATGCCGAGTTTGCGGTAATTCAAGTAGCCCAAACCACCATGAGATCTGAGTTAGGAAAGATATCTTTAGACAAAGTATTTAGGGAAAGGGAAGGATTAAATGTTTCCATTGTTGAAAGTATCAATAAGGCCAGTGGTGCGTGGGGAATAGCGTGCCTGCGATATGAGATAC GGGATATAAAGTTACCATCGAGGGTGCAAGAAGCGATGCAAATGCAGGTGGAAGCCGAACGAAAGAAACGTGCCGCTATATTGGAATCTGAAGGTGTTAGAGAGGCTGAGATAAATGTGGCCGAGGGCAAACGACTCGCACAAATTTTAGCTTCAG AAGCGGCAAGGCAAGAGCAAATAAATAGAGCTACTGGAGAATCTGCGGCAATAGTGGCAGTGGCGGAGGCAAGGGCCAAGGGATTACAGGTAGTTGCAAATGCCCTTGGCGCGACGGATGCGAAAAACGCAGCGGCACTCAGCGTAGCAGAACAATATGTCAATGCGTTTAACAAGCTAGCAAAagttaataatacattaatattgcCAAGCAATGTAGGAGACGTTCCAACATTCGTAGCGCAG GCGATGGCAATTTATAAACAAGTAATGCCGGGACACAACAATAATGaacaaacaaaacaaataacgaGTAATCAATCGAGTGCTTCAGTTCAAAGGGAGGAATCCGATGAAGCATTTGAATACTTCAGCGACAAGGAAGAGGCTGAAAAGCACAGGAAAAACGTGGAAAAACAAAAGCCccgaatattataa
- the LOC139812761 gene encoding protein KRTCAP2 homolog has protein sequence MAVSSGVSFVLSSIMMVLLFSGMQMYKVWLSSTQLGTILGGWIGSLLFICTLTAVGNLESTLFGKSFQQKLLPEVVFSLTLSLIASALIHRVSITTCLIFSLIALYYMSKISQETYGVSTQNTVMQTKRRNK, from the exons ATGG CTGTTAGCAGCGGAGTGTCATTCGTGCTGTCGTCGATAATGATGGTCTTACTGTTCTCCGGCATGCAGATGTACAAAGTCTGGCTCAGCTCGACGCAGCTGGGAACGATTCTGGGAGGATGGATTGgatctttattattcatttgtaCGCTGACTGCAGTGGGAAATCTTGAAAGTACCTTGTTTGGAAAATCTTTTCAACAGAAATTACTTCCAGAAG TGGTCTTCTCGTTGACTTTAAGTCTAATCGCTTCTGCTTTAATTCACCGTGTGTCCATCACGACATGTTTGATATTCTCTTTGATTGCGTTGTATTATATGAGTAAAATTTCTCAAGAAACGTACGGTGTATCTACACAGAACACAGTAATGCAAACCAAGAGACGCAATAAGTGA
- the LOC139813138 gene encoding ribonuclease H2 subunit B, with protein sequence MPRAKSLPQKLVKVASCHPSASTWVFLMKEDTLDSTSGGQPEIVKLRHPASDKPAVFAFSPGNLTVQEVLIFDEKKRSWFIDNNVKSDGKLHLSTPIDPIFLALPYLRKSQMAQPLEQCLWDEDFPETSRLVQCENLNLSLVADRKGDESLQAFKFNEEKSLNWLRKKVEKVAHVLQEKGVHVSQGAMSATYVKSTKYESGTEAEYLKYAHGIVSEYLAEDLSKKLAQRLNISDEVENKKRKLTSPKNETDEKKLKKDSVEESPVSKTKKQTKELSKPEKSQKSAAPGKKELARQRAAAGSKSITSFFQKK encoded by the exons ATGCCGCGCGCCAAGAGTTTGCCGCAGAAGCTGGTCAAGGTGGCGAGCTGTCACCCGTCGGCGAGCACATGGGTGTTCCTCATGAAGG AAGATACTCTGGACAGCACAAGCGGGGGTCAACCAGAGATCGTAAAGCTTAGACATCCAGCGTCCGATAAGCCGGCTGTATTCGCATTCAGCCCTGGAAATCTCACGGTGCAAGAGGTTTTGATCTTTGACGAAAAGAAGAGATCTTGGTTCATCGATAATAATGTCAAATCTGATGGCAAGTTGCACTTGTCGACACCAATCGATCCAATCTTCTTGGCTTTGCCGTACTTAAGGAAG TCGCAAATGGCGCAACCTTTGGAACAATGTCTCTGGGATGAAGATTTTCCGGAGACGTCTCGTCTCGTGCAATGTGAAAACTTGAACCTGTCGTTGGTCGCGGATCGTAAGGGAGATGAATCGCTGCAAGCGTTCAAGTTTAATGAGGAGAAATCGTTGAACTGGTTGCGAAAGAAGGTAGAAAAGGTAGCGCACGTACTACAAGAAAAAGGAGTCCATGTATCTCAAGGTGCTATGAGTGCCACTTACGTTAAGAGTACTAAATACGAAAGTGGTACAGAAGCAG AATACTTAAAATATGCGCATGGTATCGTGTCAGAATATCTTGCCGAAGATCTCTCAAAGAAGCTGGCACAACGTTTGAATATATCTGACGAAGTGGAGAATAAAAAACGCAAGCTGACTAGTCCTAAAAATGAGACGGATGAGAAGAAACTTAAGAAAGATTCGGTGGAAGAAAGCCCAGTGTCGAAAACAAAGAAGCAGACAAAAGAATTAAGTAAACCTGAAAAG agcCAAAAAAGCGCTGCCCCTGGCAAAAAGGAATTGGCTAGGCAGAGAGCAGCGGCAGGATCTAAAAGCATTACTAGcttttttcaaaagaaataa
- the Bulli gene encoding regulator of MON1-CCZ1 complex codes for MPDMEADDRGKSDDYYLELSPDPIRFESVSCLTNVFFDDSKQQVFAVRSGGVTGVLVKGPDQNLNFRMEDKGPVISIKFSPDMNVLAIQRTNSSVEFVNYSPVSGLDHVEYSQSCKGKNATILGFVWTHGTEILVVTDHGVELFQVNPEKRNVRAVKCLSLGVNWFVFCPKSFLVLLSSGTVGNQIQALHVTPGNLHKLTKFEIEHGVTKPGKLAVSERDVALAVLYGTPSIILLRHQPGANRSMGTAFVYVYTVHKMMTIKKSHMLKLDVGGRFAINVVDNLIIVHHQASKTSMIFDIMLSGVSDGTVMHHTSITTAKPIKPFNLKVPGTTLSDQMYQPCQLYSPNWVVFQPNIIIDVKLGCLWYVELRLEALVKLITDKVLLVEFLMQRSNAKQILIQVLQSFMTQLPVSLMEMPTIFDKLNFVYRNYLENEIQNQMGTPLQNNVKNVTTVAENFKYKLLLDQSDMYSHILSKFPENTIEPKMIIWVLLEYIRSLAEHGIPVQHYLHELVITTLVHRKAYYQLHQLLQYHVVADSKPLACLLLSLENLYPAAHQLALDMLKRLGNAHEEIIEVLLSKGHILAALRYVRSVGMADQVSARKFLEAAKATDDATLFHSVFKFFEQRNLRLHNTTAFTKGEHCQPYVQHFKYLFQGTDNECNSDTNSNVTTISS; via the exons ATGCCAGACATGGAAGCTGATGATCGGGGAAAGAGCGATGATTACTACCTGGAGCTGTCTCCTGATCCCATCAGGTTCGAATCGGTCAGCTGCCTCACGAATGTGTTTTTCGATGATTCGAAACAGCAA GTGTTCGCCGTCCGCTCGGGAGGTGTTACAGGAGTGCTCGTTAAGGGCCCGGACCAGAACTTGAACTTTCGGATGGAGGACAAAGGCCCGGTAATATCCATCAAGTTCTCTCCCGACATGAACGTACTTGCGATTCAGCGTACTAACTCGTCGGTGGAATTTGTTAATTACTCCCCTGTCTCTGGTTTGGACCACGTCGAGTACTCTCAGTCGTGCAAAGGAAAGAACGCCACAATATTAGGCTTCGTGTGGACCCACGGCACTGAGATACTTGTAGTCACGGATCATGGAGTAGAACTGTTTCAA GTGAATCCAGAGAAACGCAATGTTAGAGCAGTAAAATGCTTAAGCTTAGGAGTAAATTGGTTCGTATTCTGTCCCAAGAGCTTTCTGGTACTACTGTCATCTGGCACAGTTGGCAATCAAATACAAGCATTACACGTTACACCTGGCAATCTTCACAAGTTGACTAAATTTGAAA TCGAACATGGCGTAACGAAACCAGGGAAGCTGGCTGTTTCCGAAAGGGATGTAGCATTGGCTGTGTTATATGGAACGCctagtataattttgttacggCATCAACCGGGAGCTAACCGCTCAATGGGAACGGCATTTGTATATGTCTATACTGTACACAA AATGATGACTATTAAAAAGAGTCACATGTTAAAACTGGACGTTGGTGGTAGATTTGCTATTAATGTTGTTGATAATCTCATCATTGTTCATCACCAAGCATCAAAG acGTCAATGATATTTGACATTATGCTGTCTGGTGTGAGCGATGGAACGGTAATGCATCATACAAGTATAACTACGGCGAAACCGATTAAGCCTTTCAATCTTAAAGTGCCAGGTACGACCTTGTCCGATCAGATGTATCAACCGTGCCAGTTAT ATTCCCCTAATTGGGTTGTTTTTCAaccaaatataataattgatgtaaaattgGGTTGTTTATG GTATGTCGAGCTCAGATTGGAAGCTTTGGTGAAATTAATCACGGATAAGGTGCTTCTAGTAGAATTTTTAATGCAGCGGTCAAATGCTAAGCAGATATTAATACAAGTTCTGCAGAGTTTTATGACCCAGTTACCTGTAAGTTTAATGGAGATGCCAACCATATTCGATAAACTTAACTTTGTATACAGAAATTATCTAGAAAATGAAATACAAAACCAg ATGGGAACGCCTTTGCagaataatgttaaaaatgtaacaacagtagctgaaaattttaagtataaaCTGTTACTCGATCAAAGCGATATGTATAGTCACATATTATCTAAGTTTCCCGAGAATACAATAGAACCAAAGATGATAATATGGGTTCTACTCGAATATATCAG ATCATTAGCTGAACACGGAATACCAGTGCAACATTACTTGCACGAATTAGTCATTACGACGTTGGTACATCGAAAGGCTTACTATCAGCTCCATCAGTTGTTACAGTATCACGTGGTCGCCGATTCGAAGCCTTTGGCTTGCTTGTTGCTTTCTCTGGAAAACCTGTATCCGGCGGCGCATCAATTGGCGTTGGACATGTTGAAACGACTGGGGAATGCACACGAGGAGATAATCGAAGTGCTTTTATCAAAGGGACATATATTGGCTGCCCTACG ATACGTTCGATCGGTTGGAATGGCGGATCAAGTATCTGCAAGAAAATTCTTAGAGGCAGCGAAAGCtaccgacgacgcgacgctcTTTCACTCGGTTTTCAAGTTCTTCGAGCAGCGTAATTTGAGACTGCACAACACCACGGCCTTCACGAAGGGGGAACATTGTCAGCCATATGTAcagcattttaaatatttattccaaGGAACGGACAATGAATGTAATTCGGACACGAACTCGAATGTTACCACTATTTCCTCGTAG